One stretch of Acropora muricata isolate sample 2 chromosome 12, ASM3666990v1, whole genome shotgun sequence DNA includes these proteins:
- the LOC136893085 gene encoding uncharacterized protein isoform X1 — protein MVSFEQDQFLGNSVVTTAEDMGDNATRGLTFMQRLGRMCKVSFIDKRQIGQLSSILKIFDICNLLNSVKRCLHHETIHNSKLMSFHRIMTPSFSEHQQSFSSPRKSFASIIKHSLETLLNFLISTYFFANILMITMRWERSRSLKRFGGHYGDPASLSIESFSSKTYGIFFILLSISTTGSCTVTVLSSEHTSINPSCTTMKQSSFRNANVNQSASTSNFSGGVSTVVKRTAIMLSKSPSLCQKKSDATYRATTDRAGLVVINSKTSITSSSSYLAEHITCLPSPSFYYRHSRLERDNSTRQIYPTMSLFTIRNEESYYSHSVDESKAATHDQIPQTDSRNLIVSEVSSNQSYTLASVFTWPSSRFTRMSASSPAFIASSSKGLLNTTTLRTIHVDSVNQMVSSLAKLSLSIFSLPSLSPTRSPQASKKMQLRTIESSLHSSLTFSLSSVLTSPAIFSELRPSILASMLSSQSFTLAPVFTWPSSRFTRMRASSPAFVASSSQVLLNITALSTIHVDSVNQMVSSLAKLSLSIFSLPSLSSTRSPQASKKMQLRTIESSLHSSLTFSLSSVLTSPAIFSELRPSILASMLSSQSFTLAPVFTWPSSRFTRMRASSPAFVASSSQVLLNITALSTIHVDSVNQMVSSLAKLSLSIFSLPSLSSTRSPQASKKMQLRTIESSLHSSLTFSLSSVLTSPAIFSELRPSILASMLSSQSFTLAPVFTWPSSRFTRMRASSPAFVASSSQVLLNITTLSTIHVDSVNQMVSSLAKLSLSIFSLPSLSPTRSPQASKKMQLRTIESSLHSSLTSSLSSVLTSQATFSELRPSLLASMLLPSMSVASSLSPGSSPFATSQFSVSQSSSFSRNALSSVIIISSMSSVIPAESVALRTKPGLSATLSLFSAISSQSSPQSTPRLVSYGRSETIYLSSQTIQNNKANMTSAKISPKTQTNSVSSSIIPHQPIVPNDTRILMLNFSLLNEVFHSDLSNESSMRRMNLSQRVHFTLWSLFNTTIEGFKDIRVIQFRNGSVKVDSELRISSHSSVIPDHVRQTLLESNGTNREGFIFDNISVKELCTPGFCMNLGSCQQNENGANCSCIDGFFGIRCLQKASDCGAVNGSYAEWTDFSECSKSCKGGQRSRRRTCTNPPPRNGGKDCNEEGPDVEYADCNSAVQCSISTEILVVVGVSCGVFLVLLILVIFCFLKRRRKQTDQTNGAFGFKDLYNIGNSTTIPLEVIYEDKMMSETSLKSHTNPEFIGDDGSNDIYKAQLLLFLKQAHLIPRDVLHDAQDRRSEKLDSTREMSAMSITSQKTYDRTGLSEQTHMQDDSVTTYPKVRISKRVIGAKNKW, from the exons ATGGTTTCTTTCGAG CAGGATCAATTTTTAGGGAATTCAGTGGTAACCACAGCTGAGGACATGGGTGATAACGCAACCCGTGGTTTAACATTCATGCAAAGGCTTGGGAGGATGTGCAAAGTTTCTTTTATCGACAAAAGGCAAATCGGACAGTTGTCATCGATTCTGAAAATTTTCGACATTTGTAACTTATTAAATTCAGTTAAGAGATGCTTACATCATGAAACAATTCACAATTCAAAACTGATGAGTTTTCATCGCATCATGACACCCTCGTTTAGTGAACACCAACAATCTTTCTCGAGTCCAAGAAAGTCGTTTGCTTCTATCATAAAACATTCACTTGAAACATTGCTAAATTTCCTTATTTCGACATATTTCTTTGCAAACATATTGATGATTACCATGAGATGGGAAAGATCAAGAAGTCTCAAAAGGTTCGGTGGACATTATGGGGATCCTGCTTCCTTGTCTATTGAATCATTTTCCAGCAAGACATATGGAATATTTTTTATTCTGTTATCTATTTCGACTACCGGCAGCTGTACTGTCACAGTACTTTCCTCAGAGCACACCAGTATCAACCCGTCTTGCACAACTATGAAACAAAGCTCTTTTAGGAACGCAAATGTAAATCAGTCGGCTAGTACAAGCAATTTCTCAGGAGGAGTATCAACGGTTGTAAAGAGGACAGCCATAATGCTAAGCAAGTCACCATCTCTTTGCCAGAAGAAATCAGATGCAACTTATAGAGCCACCACTGATAGAGCTGGCTTGGTTGTGATAAACAGTAAAACCAGCATTACTTCATCATCGAGTTATCTCGCAGAGCATATAACATGTTTGCCGTCTCCTTCATTCTATTATCGCCACTCCCGCCTAGAACGTGATAACTCCACTCGCCAAATTTACCCAACCATGTCGCTGTTCACAATCAGAAATGAAGAATCCTATTATTCTCATTCTGTAGACGAGTCAAAAGCTGCAACTCATGATCAAATTCCTCAAACAGATTCACGAAATCTAATAGTCAGTGAAGTGTCATCAAACCAATCTTATACCTTGGCATCTGTTTTTACCTGGCCCTCGTCACGTTTTACAAGGATGAGCGCATCTTCACCAGCGTTCATTGCATCTTCCTCGAAGGGTTTATTAAACACAACAACACTGAGAACTATCCATGTCGATTCGGTGAATCAAATGGTGTCCTCTTTGGCGAAGTTGTCTCTGTCTATTTTCTCCCTGCCATCGCTATCACCAACGAGGTCTCCACAGGCATCAAAGAAAATGCAATTGAGAACAATAGAATCATCGCTGCATTCATCACTGACGTTCTCATTGTCTTCAGTGTTAACAAGCCCAGCAATATTTTCAGAGCTGAGACCATCAATATTGGCGTCAATGCTATCAAGCCAATCTTTTACCTTGGCACCTGTTTTTACCTGGCCCTCGTCAAGATTTACAAGGATGAGGGCATCTTCACCAGCGTTCGTTGCATCTTCCTCGCAGGTTTTATTGAACATAACAGCACTGAGCACTATCCATGTCGATTCGGTGAATCAAATGGTGTCCTCTTTGGCGAAGTTGTCTCTGTCTATTTTCTCCCTGCCATCGCTATCATCAACGAGGTCTCCACAGGCATCAAAGAAAATGCAATTGAGAACAATAGAATCATCGCTGCATTCATCGCTGACGTTCTCATTGTCTTCAGTGTTAACAAGCCCAGCAATATTTTCAGAGCTGAGACCATCAATATTGGCGTCAATGCTATCAAGCCAATCTTTTACCTTGGCACCTGTTTTTACCTGGCCCTCGTCAAGATTTACAAGGATGAGGGCATCTTCACCAGCGTTCGTTGCATCTTCCTCGCAGGTTTTATTGAACATAACAGCACTGAGCACTATCCATGTCGATTCGGTGAATCAAATGGTGTCCTCTTTGGCGAAGTTGTCTCTGTCTATTTTCTCCCTGCCATCGCTATCATCAACGAGGTCTCCACAGGCATCAAAGAAAATGCAATTGAGAACAATAGAATCATCGCTGCATTCATCGCTGACGTTCTCATTGTCTTCAGTGTTAACAAGCCCAGCAATATTTTCAGAGCTGAGACCATCAATATTGGCGTCAATGCTATCAAGCCAATCTTTTACCTTGGCACCTGTTTTTACCTGGCCCTCGTCAAGATTTACAAGGATGAGGGCATCTTCACCAGCGTTCGTTGCATCTTCCTCGCAGGTTTTATTGAACATAACAACACTGAGCACTATCCATGTCGATTCGGTGAATCAAATGGTGTCCTCTTTGGCGAAGTTGTCTCTGTCTATTTTCTCCCTGCCATCGCTATCACCAACGAGGTCTCCACAGGCATCAAAGAAAATGCAATTGAGAACAATAGAATCATCGCTGCATTCATCGCTGACGTCCTCATTGTCTTCAGTGTTAACAAGCCAAGCAACATTTTCAGAGCTGAGACCATCATTATTGGCGTCAATGCTATTACCGTCCATGTCAGTCGCATCTTCATTATCACCAGGATCATCGCCATTTGCAACATCACAATTCTCAGTTTCTCAGTCATCTTCATTTTCAAGAAATGCGTTGTCTTCAGTGATCATCATCTCGTCAATGTCTTCGGTAATACCTGCTGAGAGCGTAGCGCTACGCACTAAACCAGGTCTTTCAGCGACATTATCTCTGTTCTCCGCGATTTCAAGTCAGTCTTCCCCGCAGTCTACTCCACGACTGGTTTCTTATGGTAGATCAGAAACAATTTACCTATCTTCTCAAACGATTCAAAACAACAAGGCCAACATGACGTCTGCAAAAATCTCCCCAAAAACTCAAACCAATTCGGTGTCTTCCTCAATAATACCTCACCAGCCCATTGTTCCAAACGATACAAGGATATTAATGCTAAATTTTTCGTTACTGAATGAAGTCTTCCACAGCGACCTGTCAAATGAAAGTTCAATGCGACGCATGAATTTGTCCCAGAGAGTCCACTTTACG TTATGGAGCTTGTTCAATACAACCATAGAGGGCTTCAAAGACATACGAGTGATTCAGTTCAG AAATGGAAGTGTAAAGGTGGACTCAGAGTTGCGGATCAGCAGCCATTCCAGTGTTATCCCGGACCATGTCCGACAGACACTGCTTGAAAGCAACGGAACCAACAGAGAAGGGTTCATTTTCGATAATATAAGTGTGAAGG AGTTATGCACTCCTGGTTTCTGTATGAATTTAGGCAGTTGTCAACAGAACGAGAACGGAGCGAACTGTAG TTGCATCGATGGATTTTTCGGAATTAGATGTTTACAAAAAGCCTCAG ATTGTGGTGCTGTAAACGGAAGCTATGCGGAGTGGACTGATTTTTCTGAATGTAGCAAATCATGTAAAGGAGGACAGAGAAGCCGCAGACGCACTTGCACCAACCCGCCACCAAGGAACGGTGGGAAAGACTGTAATGAAGAGGGACCAGATGTAGAATATGCTGATTGCAATAGCGCAGTTCAATGTTCAA TTTCAACAGAGATCTTGGTTGTTGTTGGAGTATCGTGTGGTGTTTTCCTGGTCCTTCTCATCCTGGTCATTTTCTGCTTCTTAAAAAGGCGAAGGAAGCAAACTGATCAAACCAATGG GGCATTTGGCTTTAAAGACCTTTATAATATTGGAAACAGTACCACAATTCCGTTGGAAGTAATATATGAGGACAAGATGATGTCTGAGACCTCCCTCAAAAGCCACACAAACCCTGAATTTATCGGAGATGATGGTAGCAATGATATATACAAGGCTCAACTGCTACTATTTTTGAAGCAAGCGCATTTGATACCACGCGATGTTTTACACGATGCGCAAGATAGAAGGTCAGAGAAATTGGATAGTACTAGAGAAATGTCCGCAATGTCAATAACAAGTCAGAAAACCTACGACCGCACTGGATTGAGCGAGCAAACACACATGCAAGACGACTCTGTTACAACTTACCCGAAGGTAAGAATAAGCAAAAGAGTTATTGGAGCCAAAAATAAGTGGTAg